The segment AAATATgattcagagagaaaacaatagaaaaaaactaGATCGTTACATAAAGATGTAAGAAATTGAGAGGAAGGGGAGAAAAACAACTGCAGGGGAAGcaacaagagaaaataaattaatgtttagtACAATATTCGAGGTGTTGATTTATTCTATCACATCAACTTTTAATGAAGCAACTTTGAACTTAAATATGACAAATTTTGTATCAATACAAATTCTCCTTGGACCTTTGCtccaaataaaaccaaaacaattaaaatcagGTGTAGTGATGAATCAGTCCTTAAGGACAAATCACCAGATCTGTGTTTGAAACATTGAGGCTTTCACCATGACACCTGCTCACTGTGTATCACACGGTTTTAACTTGTTTATTAGACTGACATTTTAAACAGAGGACGacacagcaaagaagaaaaacgtTTATTTGTGAGTacaggcagaagaaaaaaacagacaaaagatgatgcaaaataaataatttaaaggaGAACAAATGTGATGTGTTAAAGAGTTAATGAAACtgacagaaaagacacagacacgGTCGTACCTTCCCCTCGTGCCACAGCATGTTGTATTCACTGAGATCAGCATGAACCAGATTACACTCCTGATACAGCTGCTGCATCAtctgcacagagacaaacagcaaacatgcactgagtataaataaatgtctatCAGCAGCACGCAGCATCACCACTGCTGCCTTACAAGTACTGTATTGACAAAGTACAGAGCACTGTGTACAGGACTGCTGTGCAGTATACGTACATGTAGGACCTGGTAGTAGGCTGTCTTCAGGTCCTCTAAGCCCAGAATAGCATCTTTGAGTTTAGGAGCAGGAACGTGGTCTTTCCCAATGAACGACATGACCAGGATGTGTTTCTTCAGCAGCACCACCTCTGGACAGGGAATCTCTGCTTTCTTcatcctacacacacacgcacacacaggagtgtaattacaacaacaagtatgcagcagaggaagcagcacTACGTTTTTTTAAGAGGTTTCAGTCATTTAAGATGACAACGGTCAAGTGTTTGATCACAATTTGAAGCTGAAACTATTAgttaacacaaacagaaacttcTGTCTGAACCAGGATGTAATAAGCTAGAACTATCCTTTAAATTGTaattcacagcagcagtaacagtacTAGGATCAGCATCTACCTGCCCAGGTTGTGCATCTCCTTCTCAGCCCACAGCCTGATGATTTTGCGAGGGTTCAGTTTGCTGAAACGGTCTTTGAAGCGATAGTCATCTTTGATGTAGCGGTCTCTGTTCTTGAACTCGTTCAGTGTCGTCTTAAACACCTTCAGCACCACTTCATCTGGGACGGGCTGCTCCTCCATGCTAACATGCACACGGTAAAAATTTAATTCAGTGTGGACTGGATTATTTAAGAAGAGCTTCATTTGAACATTTCATATGATCCATGCTCTTGCTCTAGCCTTTATTTACCCACCTCCCTCCATCAGCGTGAAAGACGACAGATTCTTTCCCTGTGCTTATGCAGCCATTGATATTTTCGAGCACACCTGAGTTCACCATCTTGTACATCAGCAGACGAGTGCGAGGGTCGACTGCTTGTTCCTGAGGAGACAGGAAGGAGTTTTTCCTTAAGTATGATGAGGTTTGGATGCTGTTTATGTGCAGTATTCAACAGAACTGTCAGTATCGCTTAATTATTACGAATCCACTCTATTTAATACTATTACAGTTTTATAAAGTTCAGTGAAGCCTGTTCTTTCAGGAATGGGGAAGTGGTACGTACGGCAGTGGAGTGCTCCTTCTTCTCGTGCAGTTTGGCGCTGCGTCGCTGCTCACTGTAGCAGTGCTGCTTCAAAGAGTTGAACACCTGATTGGACAACTTGAGGTCCATCCCCAGACCATCGCCGACATGAACCTCTGGAGCAAACTGCagcaagaagagaagagagaagctcaacatactgtataattacAGCGTGCTTTGGCCaaagtgtactgtatgtggtaaAGAGTGCATCTTACATTGTCCATTCGGGCCGTGTTCTTGCGGCCGCAGGTCTCTTCGTCATGTTTGGTTGTGATGTTCTTCCCTTTCCCAGTGAAGCCTTTCCGGGGTGTGGTCTGAGGCTTTTCTGTCACAGCGACCAGCATAAAAAATATAGTCATGGAATGAACTTTGACTGTTTATGTGAAATGTGTAGATGTTAAGATGTTTAGAGGTCTTTGGGTTAGCATTGTGACTCTAGAAGCAGCAACCTTCTCTTTTTTACAATTGTGTTTAGCTTCAACTAAAAAGGAGTGTGAGCACCCTGTCTGATCCAGGGCCTTAGTTTTTCAGTTCTGTAACACTGTCAGAATCATGATGGAAAATTAACATTCACTGGAACATCAAAATTACATGATGTACACACCTCCCAAATCTAGTCTCTAATCTAAtctccaaaacaaacaaaatgtggtGGAGAGCTGCACGTTGAGTGAGCAGCGTTTCTGTTATGTTGTCCACCTGCTGTGGGTATGTTACCAGCTCTGTAGGGGTCGTGTCTTGTATCCTGCCAGTCCACCTCATCCTCTGAGCTGTCGCTGTCTTCATATGGATGGACCATGCGATAGTTCTCAAAGGAGATGGACACTAGACACAAACATTGAATCACAGACTGTCAGTGATTACCAAAGCTTtaatctctgtgtttatttctttagtcCATTTTAATCATCTATAGGTTTTGTAGAGTACACAAACTAAGCAAAGGGAGTAAACTTTACagaattattttctatttgtgttttttatgttgcgGTTCTACCTTTGCTGTCTCCGTTGAACTTCTTCTCTTCACGTCGGAGTTGATTATCAAACTCTCGGTCGAACTGCATCTGCAGCATCTGGGCAAGCATCAGGTCGCTGGTCGTATCAGGGGCTTCATCTGACAACAGATCTGCTCCAGACCTGAGACACAAGTAGGAAACAAAGGGAAAGGGGTTAAtggttaaaggttaaataaaaaaataaagattgtaaaacaacattaaaactgagGACAGATGAATTTCTCCCTGACATTATGTGGACATTAATTTCACCATGTGATTTTTACACAGCTTAGTCATTTATTCAGAAAATGTCTAAACACCTATATATGATATAAGAGATtgtaaactttaatttaaaatgaacaaaacagcCTCTTTAAGTTGTGACAACGGAACAAAGTGTCCTTATGGTGATCATGACAATCAAGATAAAATGTGGCCACAAAACCACAGGAAGAcgtgtaaacaaacacagataaaccACGTGAGCACTTACTCCGTGAGTGTAGGAAAGGCATTGTTCTCTTCATCCAGTTGCCGAGCCAGCTGCTCGCTCATCACATCAGCCAGAGAGCAGGCCGGAGCCGCCGGGGCCACGGAACCCCACGGACTCTATATACAtttgcacaaatacacatttgcatGATTATTTCCCATAGAGCCACCACATTCATCATCTACACTGAGCTGAAACTAACCAGTCTGTCTATTGTTGTTCAGAGTACCACCAGTACTTGGTTGTAATTACACAACAGACTGTTATAATGTTTAAGTGAACAGACACAGCATAAGAAGTAGTGAGATGAGTGAGGCCAGTTTGAACAGACAACACTTGtctgttttaaacaaaatgtcctcactacACGTATCTGACAGTTTAAGCTACTTTAACACAGATTATAATTAATATCACCTGTACGTACGTAAAGTGACcccacctttaccagctgctaTTTCTGTTCCTTATTTTATTAGTTACTAGAAAAATATTGTCAGAATAATTTTCACCTTTGAGAGTTTGATTGTTTacagaacaaatgtgaaattagatcaaaatatattttctccttttgaaacatttttaaattattttttattactactacCTTAAGTGTTATTTTGTGACTAGTAGGAAATAAACATTgatcatttttcacattaaatattcataaatCAGTGACTGAAGTGATACAATTAATGAAGGAAATCATTCAataatgtgttgtgtgtacaaTGAAACTTCATCTCTAATGAACCATTGACTGTGAGTCATGGATGtacagaaacaataaaacaacaagcGAGACAAGTTCAGACATGTCTGGTCTCAGTTCCTTCTCCAATGACCTAATGGGTATTTAGGGCCACACCCACAGCATATGAAAACTGATGTCTTACTATATTATTGTCTAACTTGGTCTTTATATCTGTTTAAAATAGCTTGATTGATTCCGGATGTTGATCTCTTTATTTTACCTTAATATGTCTACTTCTGAAGTCCATATTTTGACTTTTTCACgtaatttgttcatttaaaatctggAAGGTCCCATCTGAACTCTCCCACGATTCACAGgctttaaaataatattcagAAAACTGGAGACATGTGCGGAGGCTAATTCAAGGTTGAAATAGAAATGTTACTGctgtatttattcagtttacGGCAAACTAGCTATCTCCTATACTCCTATAGGAACATTATTATAGAACATAATGCATCGTACATAAGcttattttagtgtttaaattGTGTAAAAACGTATCACGTCATGGTAGAGGCAGTGACCGACAGCTGCTGACTTCAGTGTCCGGTCACAGTGAACTATTTTCAGCCTTTTAAGGAGAAGAGCGACAGAGAGACTTAACGCTGCTGGACGATGATTAGCATCAGCAGCTAGCAATACTAGGCTCTTATCTGACTTCGACACGTTCATTAAAGAAACATGAGACCACAATAACAAATTAGAAAGTTTCTTACCTTCCGTGTTTCTGTCGTGACTCCTGTTTGATCCATGATTTTAACAGCGATTAATTTATCGATTGTTTGTTTAACGGGTGAATGGTGGCTAGCGGctgagctaacgttagcaagCTTTAAAGGCAGATTTAGCGACAAAAACAAGACCTGAAATGAAGGTAATAACAAGGTCCCGCGATGTGACACTCAGAGAAAACAGTTGTACAAACTTCAAGTAATATAAAAAGATAATTTACAAGTTAGTAACAAAGCTAAATATCAACCCGAACGGTTAAACGAGGTAGAGAAACCTTCACTGAGGTGTTACCCAGCACCGTGAACTTTGGCACAACAGGAAATGCGTCACCGTCCGACGAGGCTACGGGCTACTACAGCAGGCCTTCATAATAAAAGCCTTTACATCCGTTACCAAGCTGTCTTACTTTATTGAGCTtcctctttaaaatgtaataaaaattgTAAAACTCGGCGGATTAATCGATCGGGTTCAaagcaaaatataaataattgatGAATACAAGGAAATAAATCATTAGTTATAGCTCCAGACATGTGTGTATGAACATATAAGTCaatatgaaacatttatgtCTTAAACACCGTTAATTAATGCTGAAAGTagaataatgtgttttcatataGCCACTAATCATGTAATTCatcttaaataaattaaaatgttaactgCTCACTTTCAAAACCTCTTTAATGGTTTAATGTTAAGACGTAATGAACAAGTAATTAAAGCTACTCTTCCCTCAGACAACcctaaataataatgtaaatataagtTATAAGACTGAACACTGTATTAGGCTGTTAAATCATTTATGGAATTGTACTCGACATGTGTGCGTATCAGCACGCGTGCACGAACCACAGTCTGTCCAGGTTACCTCGTGAACGCGCACGGCAGGGGCGTCCAGGTGAGTGAAGTCCGACAACAGGACCGGAAACTCGCGAGTGCGCGTTCAAAAATAAAAGCGCGGAATTAGTTTTGGTTGCGTTGTTctgctgaaaatgtaaataaatgatctAATGATGTATAacttaaattatatttactatGATTTACTATTTGTTAGGATTTTATCTTACTTGTCTTGTTACATAAGTCTCCCCATTGTAAAGATGTTGCCATGTTCTACATATGGTTTTAGAACTTCTATTTTGTTAGCAAGGCCAAGTGAGTGTTTGTTTATAAAATACATAGATTGATGGTGAGAAAATGATTTACCTGTGGGTGCAGAAAAGGAAATGATCCACCACCAGACTGAACAAAACTCTTTTTAccgttttatgttttttgttatttggtgTCTTTTGTAATGTCTGTGCCTAAGTGCATACTTTTGGTCACTGCTTTCCCCTTTTTGGTATTTGGTGTCAGTTTCTGGTCATTTTGTCACTCATTGTCTCTTTTTGGTCGTTAggtgtatttgtctgtttgttgttaatAGATTGATTTGTTgatttcagttatttatttattatttttagtctATTTGGGGGCCAGTGGTCAGTATGTATTACTTTGGgctaattgtaattgtaattgtaagtCTTTTTAATGGGCTGTGACTGTCAAACAAGACGTATTAACTGTCATTTCATACAGAAGTATTATCCATATGCTCAAATGTGTTATATAAAACTACTGTTATTAAATATTCTCCATTAATTAACCTTGACATTAAAGAGGGTTTTATTTTGACCACCGGAAGCGCCCCTGTGTATCTCGTTACCTTGACAGTTTCGGAGCATCCTGACGTCTTCTCGGAGCACAAAGTGAAAACGCATCAGTCagatcctcctcctcacacatTACGGTGCCCACACGGATCCACCAGGACCGGGGTTCACCGCCTCTCACGGTTTCAGGgacatttctttccttctcctgcTCCTGTGGTTCGAAGCAGGACGCAAATCTCATTGTGTCCGCGGGATACCGATGGCCACCACCACCGTCCCCAGcatcagcaccaccaccagcgGAGGGCCGACGGGCCAGTCAGGACGGCCGGGATTCAACCAGCACACCTAGCAGGTCGCTGCACCGTGagtattttctatttaaaaaaccCTTAAAATGCACTAAAACCCACGAACAAATGctgagaaatacagtaaataggATAAATGTGCTCACTTTTGGAGCATGCGCTTTCAGTCCTGCCTCCCTGTGAGGACGTTTGGTGAAGATACACACAACCCACATACGGTGAGGGTCACTTTGACAGAAACGTGTCCGCTCAGACCACATCATAAGACTCTACGTGACATTTAAACCTTATTCCTTCAATATTACCTCCAGAGTCGCGTTTATTCACATCAGACTGTTTTTCTTTAcgatttaaagaaataattgtAGCTTCCATGAGACGTTCAAGTGTCTCTGGATAGATGGGGACACATCTGACACAATTAATGTGAGCGGCAGATGGGGCCGAGGTGGGGGCGGGGTGGGTGTCGTAGGTGGTCGAGGGGTCAACACATGGTCTGACCCACCcccacaggaaagaaaaacacaattaaaacacTTGATTTACCAGAGGGTGATCCGTTCTGGACAAGATCAAACGTAGTAGCTGGAAATACTGCATAGTAACACTAGAAATACCGTCCAGGAGGAGCTTTACAGTATTGACTTGAATAATATTACATTATGaaatactttaatttgaaagatCCTGTACCTACATGACTTGATTTGGTTCGATATGACTGATGAATCCTCACTAGCTTCAGCTGAACCTGAAGTTAATCTCTCGAAGGTCAGTGTGACCGAgatgaacagcagcaacaacctgTTTCAGAGTTTCTGTGGACACAAAAATGAATCATTATTTCATCCTGCGGAGTTGTGGACGCCCACGTCTGTggagagaaatgacaaaaataatctGCCTCCATTTTCAGACAGTTTGTCAAACTTTGGACTGACGAACATGAAGAAACTGCTGACTGGAGTCCAGTTGATGTATGTAGCTGTAGGGATCACAGATGGTTTTTCAGTGGACACTTAATATTTTCACTgtggaacaaacacaaacacacaagtcgTGTTTTGTCTTAACTTTGATTTAAGTTCTGCCACAATAATCCCATAGAGTTCCCTCAGTTTATTGGGAACAAACGAGTGATGAGCATCAGAAATGAGATGCATGTCTGCTGATTGataacacactgtacagtgaGGTCCTTCACTTTTGATACTGTAATTGAATGTAATTAATCACTAAGTCATAGGTTTAAATGTCTCTCATTccatttttcttctccacattAAAGGAAATTTCCCGTACTGTGACTCTTGTGTCTTGCAGGCTGAGGAATCCCACATCGGACCGAGTTGCCTTATCTTGAACCTTGACCTTTCTCTGACCATTATCAAGCCACCCGGTCTCATCATGACGAAGCAGAGCATCGGTGACACCAACTGATGATCCTAAAACCAAAACCTAGATCGACCAAACATCATGCCGGCGCTCCGGAGGAGGAGGGAGCTCTGAGACGCTGAACTGGAGCACGAAAAGGATGTGAATCTGGATTTGAATTGAGATTCATGTGACTCTGGAAAAAGACATAGACAGTGACGATTGTGTGCTCATAAGCTGTTACTGTTCTGGGACTGTACATACGTACGTACGTCCCACTGACACTGAGCTCAACCTGTTTCTTTCTTGCTGCCTTTTGTACAAGTCAAAGCTGAAATTTCACAAACACCAACAG is part of the Anabas testudineus chromosome 2, fAnaTes1.2, whole genome shotgun sequence genome and harbors:
- the riok3 gene encoding serine/threonine-protein kinase RIO3; the protein is MDQTGVTTETRKSPWGSVAPAAPACSLADVMSEQLARQLDEENNAFPTLTESGADLLSDEAPDTTSDLMLAQMLQMQFDREFDNQLRREEKKFNGDSKVSISFENYRMVHPYEDSDSSEDEVDWQDTRHDPYRAEKPQTTPRKGFTGKGKNITTKHDEETCGRKNTARMDNFAPEVHVGDGLGMDLKLSNQVFNSLKQHCYSEQRRSAKLHEKKEHSTAEQAVDPRTRLLMYKMVNSGVLENINGCISTGKESVVFHADGGSMEEQPVPDEVVLKVFKTTLNEFKNRDRYIKDDYRFKDRFSKLNPRKIIRLWAEKEMHNLGRMKKAEIPCPEVVLLKKHILVMSFIGKDHVPAPKLKDAILGLEDLKTAYYQVLHMMQQLYQECNLVHADLSEYNMLWHEGKVWLIDVSQSIEPTHPHGLEFLFRDCRNVATFFQKRGVSEAMSVYELFNAVTGLNIPVGEEDEAEFIAEIVALEKRNEDHVQRRGKKTFPVASEDGSPPLQPDAHD